The following is a genomic window from Mycolicibacterium sp. TY81.
GGCGGACTCTTCGTCGACCCGGACGGGGCCGCCACGCTCACCGAGCTGGCCCGCGAAACCCGTTCCGATGCCGCGGAACTCAAGATCAGGGTCGCCACCGAGACGCTGGCGAGCGAACTGGCCCGGCTGCATCGCGCGATCGTGCGGGCAGCCGGGGCCGACGATCCGGCCCTACCGACTGCCATCGCCCAACTGGTCAGCCGCGTCGGCGTGTATCGCACCGACTATCGGGTGCTGTCCGCGGTGCTGCCCGAGGCCATCAACGAAACCATCGAAGCGGCACCAGAACTGGCATCGGCTCTGCAACTGGTCGTCACCGCACTCGAGCAGCCCGAACCGGCGGCCCGGTTGCAGCAGTTGTGCGGTGCGACGACGGCCAAGGCGATCGAGGACACCCTGTTCTACCGTGACGCTCGGCTGGTGTCGCTGAACGAGGTCGGTGGCACACCGGAACGATTCGGGATGAGCACGGCCGAGTTTCACCAGCGCGCCGCCGCGCGCGCCCGCGACTGGCCGACGACCATGGTGACGCTGTCCACCCACGACACCAAACGCGGCGAGGATGTGCGGGCCCGCATCACGGTGCTGTCCCAGTGCGCGGAGCCATGGGCCCAGCGCGTGAACCGCTGGAACACGGTGTGCGTGCCGCCCGACGAGGGCACCGGATTGTTCCTGTGGCAGAACATCATCGGCGTGTGGCCGGCCGCCGGCGAAGTCGGAGACACCGTCCGCGCGCGGCTGCACTCCTATGCGGAGAAGGCGATCCGCGAAGCCGAGCTGCACACCAATTGGGAACAGCCGGACCGCGAGTTCGAAGATGCTGTCCACGACTGGATCGATGCGCTGATCGACGGGCCGATAGCGGGCGAGGTCACCACGTTCGTCGGTCAGCTCGACGAGGCCGCACGTTGCGACGCCGTCGCGCAAAAGCTGCTCGCGCTGACGGTGCCGGGCATCCCCGACATCTACCAGGGCACCGAACTCTTCGACGACAGCCTGGTGGACCCCGACAATCGCCGTCCGGTGGATTTCGCTCTCCGACAGAGTGAGCTCGACACCTTGCACCACCCCAAGATTCGGGTCGTCGCGGCAGCGTTGCGGTCACGCCGGGAGCGGCCGGCGACGTACCTGTCGGGCGAGTACACGCCCGTCACCGCCGACGGTCCCGCCGCCGACCACGTGATCGCGTTCCAGCGGGGTACCGATGTCCTGGTTGTCGTCCCCCGCTGGACACTCAAGCTCGACGAATCCGACTGCGCCGAAACCACTCTCGCACTGCCCGCCGGCGACTGGACCGACCGGCTGACCGGCCGCACCTGGTCGGGCACCGTCACCGCCGACGCACTGTTCGCCGAACTGCCGGGCGTACTTCTGGAGAAAGCCCGTGGCTGACCACGAATTCTCGGTCTGGGCGCCCACACCCGACAACGTGACTCTCGACGCCGACGGGGCCCGCTACCCCATGACCCGCTCCGACGACGGGTGGTGGCGCGTCACCGTCGACGTGCCGGCCGACGCCCGCTACGGCTTCGTCGTCGACGACTCCGAACCGCTGCCCGACCCCCGCTCGCCGCGGCAACCTGATGGCGTACACGGACTTTCACAGCTGTGGACGCCCGCGCCGCCGGCCCCCTGGCCCGGCCGCACCATCGACGGCACGGTGATCTACGAACTGCACGTCGGCACGTTCACCCCGGCCGGCACGTTCGACGCCGCCATTGAACGGCTGGACCACCTCGTCGGCCTCGGCGTGGACTTCGTCGAACTCATGCCGGTCAACGCCTTCAGCGGCAGTCACGGCTGGGGCTACGACGGCGTGCTGTGGTACGCCGTGCACGAACCCTATGGCGGCCCTTCGGGTCTCGTGCGCTTCGTCGACGCCTGCCACCAGCGGGGCCTGGGCGTGCTGCTCGACGCGGTGTTCAATCACCTCGGCCCATCGGGGAATTACCTACCCAAGTTCGGGCCGTACCTGACCGTGGGCCGGACGCCGTGGGGCGAGGCGATCAACATCGCCGCCGCCGACTCCGATCCGGTGCGCCGGTACATCATCGACTGCGCCCTGCGCTGGATGCGGGACTTCGGCATCGACGGCCTGCGGCTGGATGCGGTACACGCGCTGGTCGACACCACAGCCGTTCACCTGCTGGAAGAGCTGGCCGCCGAAACCGATGCGCTGGCAACCGAACTCGGCCGCCCACTGGCACTGATCGCCGAAAGCGACCTCAACGACCCGCGGCTGATCACCCCGCGGGACCAGGGCGGCTACGGACTCGCCGCCCAGTGGGACGACGACATCCACCACGCCATCCACACCGCGGTGTCCGGAGAACGACAGGGCTACTACGCCGATTTCGGGTCGATGCAGACGCTCGCCACCACCCTGGCCCGCGGCTTCTTCCACGCCGGCACCTACTCGTCGTTCCGCCGCCGGCGCCACGGCCGGGCGCTGGACACCACGAGCATTCCGGCCACCCGGCTGCTGGCCTACACCTGCACGCACGACCAGGTGGGCAACCGGGCGATCGGTGACCGCCCGTCGCAGAACCTCGACTTCGGGCAGCTGGCGATCAAGGCCGCGCTGGTCCTCGGATCGCCCTATACGGCAATGCTTTTCATGGGCGAGGAGTGGGGCGCGTCGACACCGTTCCAGTTCTTCAGTTCACATCCCGAACCCGAACTCGCGCGCGCGACGGCCGAGGGCCGCAAGGCCGAGTTCGCCGATCACGGCTGGGCCGCCGACGACATCCCCGATCCGCAGGATCCGGCGACGTTTCAGCGTTCCAAACTCGACTGGGACGAGGTCGGCACCGGCGAGCACGCCCGCCTGCTGCAGCTCTACCGCGACCTGATCACGTTGCGGCGCACCGAACCCGACTTCGCCGACCCGTGGCTGGACCACCTGCGCGTCGAGTTCGACGAGGCCGACCGCTGGATCGTGATGCATCGTGGTGCGTTCGCCGTGGCGTGCAACCTCGGCGAACAGCCCGTTGCCGTACCCGTCACCGGTGAGTCGGTCCTGTCCTCGGCCGAGCCTCAGATCGGGACAACCGCCACGACACTGCCCGGCCACAGCTTCGCGGTCCTCCGTCGACGCCCCTAGGTCAGGTAACGGTACGCCGGTGACCCCGGCTCCAACGGCTCCACGTGGATGCCCGAATTGTGCATCCGCTCGAGCAGTCCGTCGAAGTTGGCGGCCGACCCGAGTTCGATGCCGACGAGCGCCGCGCCGGTCTCCCGGTTGTTGCGCTTGACGTATTCGAACAGGGTGATGTCGTCGTTGGGCCCGAGCAC
Proteins encoded in this region:
- the treZ gene encoding malto-oligosyltrehalose trehalohydrolase, encoding MADHEFSVWAPTPDNVTLDADGARYPMTRSDDGWWRVTVDVPADARYGFVVDDSEPLPDPRSPRQPDGVHGLSQLWTPAPPAPWPGRTIDGTVIYELHVGTFTPAGTFDAAIERLDHLVGLGVDFVELMPVNAFSGSHGWGYDGVLWYAVHEPYGGPSGLVRFVDACHQRGLGVLLDAVFNHLGPSGNYLPKFGPYLTVGRTPWGEAINIAAADSDPVRRYIIDCALRWMRDFGIDGLRLDAVHALVDTTAVHLLEELAAETDALATELGRPLALIAESDLNDPRLITPRDQGGYGLAAQWDDDIHHAIHTAVSGERQGYYADFGSMQTLATTLARGFFHAGTYSSFRRRRHGRALDTTSIPATRLLAYTCTHDQVGNRAIGDRPSQNLDFGQLAIKAALVLGSPYTAMLFMGEEWGASTPFQFFSSHPEPELARATAEGRKAEFADHGWAADDIPDPQDPATFQRSKLDWDEVGTGEHARLLQLYRDLITLRRTEPDFADPWLDHLRVEFDEADRWIVMHRGAFAVACNLGEQPVAVPVTGESVLSSAEPQIGTTATTLPGHSFAVLRRRP
- the treY gene encoding malto-oligosyltrehalose synthase, yielding MTVPVSPVVATYRLQMRSDGMTFDEAVALLPYLDDLGVSHLYLSPVLTAVTGSTHGYDVTDPTAVSAELGGPEGFSRLSAAARARGMGLVIDIVPNHVGVEQPEQNPWWWDVLTHGQASRFARYFDIDWDLDPDGRIVLPVLGSDSDVDDLAVDGDVLRLGDRTWPIRPGTGTGTAAEVYARQAYRLTGWQSGSCGYRRFFSITSLAAVRQEDLDVFDASHAEIGRWFREHLVDGLRVDHIDGLTDPAGYLARLRELAGDDAWIVAEKILAADEPLDPGLPIAGTTGYDALREIGGLFVDPDGAATLTELARETRSDAAELKIRVATETLASELARLHRAIVRAAGADDPALPTAIAQLVSRVGVYRTDYRVLSAVLPEAINETIEAAPELASALQLVVTALEQPEPAARLQQLCGATTAKAIEDTLFYRDARLVSLNEVGGTPERFGMSTAEFHQRAAARARDWPTTMVTLSTHDTKRGEDVRARITVLSQCAEPWAQRVNRWNTVCVPPDEGTGLFLWQNIIGVWPAAGEVGDTVRARLHSYAEKAIREAELHTNWEQPDREFEDAVHDWIDALIDGPIAGEVTTFVGQLDEAARCDAVAQKLLALTVPGIPDIYQGTELFDDSLVDPDNRRPVDFALRQSELDTLHHPKIRVVAAALRSRRERPATYLSGEYTPVTADGPAADHVIAFQRGTDVLVVVPRWTLKLDESDCAETTLALPAGDWTDRLTGRTWSGTVTADALFAELPGVLLEKARG